One window of the Dermacentor andersoni chromosome 10, qqDerAnde1_hic_scaffold, whole genome shotgun sequence genome contains the following:
- the LOC126519080 gene encoding vacuolar protein sorting-associated protein 4-like, which yields MATEKYSAAAFQSVLEKANEQATKAEQHDRDKKLPQAFVMYKQTLQTYLTVIEDMLFQCIRFQERNEDLLRIITPNDKYRKPTHPQPDRSKQDTDVNDFEPTSNMNRLPGVMSITPDKPVKWSDVIGHETPKFVLKLAILDRCPIKHPVMFTGKRKMLKSILLFGPTGCGKSYLSKAMIGAAKDWVCIDVNVASLMRDAPEGAEDLYVKSLFKAARLAAWCLLVLQDVQELFKPTDIPVETHRYQKLRQSIANEVKFINDNMTAEITLCIATTNAPKLIDSFFATAFQKRIFIPMPRPEERMRIFKQHIGKSPNTITDDQWIELADRTSGYSGEDILSIVMHTFKDTGELTFEELTAAMEQYKPRNTPEDIQDCLKFKEEHASTSA from the exons ATGGCGACCGAAAAGTATTCGGCGGCCGCCTTCCAGTCGGTCTTGGAGAAGGCCAACGAGCAGGCGACCAAGGCTGAGCAACATGACCGCGACAAAAAGCTGCCGCAAGCGTTCGTCATGTACAAGCAGACCCTGCAGACCTACCTCACTGTCATTGAAGACATGCTATTCCAGTGCATCCGTTTCCAGGAGCGGAACGAGGACCTGCTGCGTATCATCACTCCGAACGACAAGTACCGCAAGCCCACGCATCCGCAACCCGACCGATCGAAGCAGGACACGGACGTCAACGACTTCGAGCCGACGTCGAACATGAACAGGCTCCCCGGAGTGATGTCCATCACGCCCGACAAGCCCGTCAAGTGGAGTGACGTCATAGGCCACGAGACGCCCAAGTTCGTTTTGAAGCTCGCCATCCTGGACCGGTGCCCGATAAAGCACCCTGttatgtttaccggcaaacgtaAGATGCTCAAGTCGATTCTCCTGTTCGGCCCGACCGGTTGCGGCAAGAGCTACCTTTCCAAGGCCATGATTGGGGCCGCGAAGGACTGGGTTTGCATTGACGTCAACGTTGCCTCACTGATGAGGGACGCGCCAGAGGGTGCAGAAGACCTGTACGTGAAGTCGCTGTTCAAGGCAGCCAGACTGGCGGCTTGGTGTCTCCTAGTTCTCCAGGACGTCCAGGAACTCTTCAAGCCAACCGACATACCTGTAGAAACGCACAG ATACCAGAAGCTGCGCCAAAGCATCGCCAACGAGGTCAAGTTCATCAACGACAACATGACGGCTGAGATCACGCTGTGCATCGCTACCACTAATGCACCGAAGCTTATCGACTCCTTCTTCGCCACTGCATTTCAGAAGCGCATCTTCATCCCGATGCCGAGGCCTGAAGAACGCATGCGCATCTTCAAGCAGCACATTGGCAAGTCCCCGAACACGATCACTGACGACCAGTGGATCGAGCTAGCCGACAGGACGTCGGGCTACAGCGGAGAGGACATCCTGTCTATTGTCATGCACACTTTCAAGGACACCGGCGAGTTGACCTTCGAAGAACTCACCGCCGCCATGGAACAGTACAAGCCAAGAAACACTCCTGAAGACATCCAGGATTGTCTCAAGTTTAAGGAAGAGCACGCCAGCACTTCCGCGTAA